Proteins from one Oryza sativa Japonica Group chromosome 12, ASM3414082v1 genomic window:
- the LOC4351365 gene encoding pentatricopeptide repeat-containing protein At4g18975, chloroplastic, protein MLGHLRRSSQRLPVANLAVYSIQSSHIEFIAGWCRNHSTRNFSVDTSNKVSNDRGYQSRELKPSLVKDDVAIIKHIQNSTKELKQGPVGKNLSSAEKRKFLVNTLLDLEDSKEGVYSTLDAWVAFEQEFPVASLKQALVALEKEEQWHRIVQVIKWMLSKGQGKTIRTYEQLVCALEKDNRADEACRIWELKIAHDLQSVPWRFCRLMLGIYYRNNRLDTLVKLFKNLEACGRKPPSKDIVRKVEDTYEMLGLVEEKKELLEKYKELFDKPSSNDRKKGRQFKKAEKNTKTG, encoded by the exons atgtTGGGACACCTCCGGCGATCCTCCCAACGACTGCCCGTAGCCAACCTCGCCGTATACTC GATCCAGAGTTCACATATTGAG TTCATAGCCGGCTGGTGTAGAAACCATTCTACCAGGAATTTCTCTGTAGATACAAGTAATAAAGTTTCCAACGATCGGGGGTATCAATCAAGGGAGTTGAAACCAAGCCTTGTGAAG GATGATGTTGCAATCATCAAACACATACAAAACAGTACAAAGGAATTGAAACAAGGGCCAGTTGGGAAAAATCTATCATCGGCAGAGAAAAGGAAATTTCTTGTCAACACT CTGCTTGACCTGGAAGATTCAAAAGAAGGTGTTTACAGCACTCTGGATGCTTGGGTTGCCTTTGAACAGGAGTTTCCTGTGGCCTCGTTAAAGCAAGCACTTGTAGCTCTTGAAAAGGAGGAACAGTGGCATAGAATCGTCCAG GTGATAAAATGGATGCTGAGTAAAGGACAAGGGAAGACTATCAGAACATATGAGCAATTAGTGTGTGCGCTTGAGAAGGACAACAGAGCAGATGAAGCTTGCAGAATCTGGGAGTTGAAGATAGCCCATGATCTACAATCAGTTCCATGGCGGTTTTGCCGTCTTATGTTGGGTATTTACTACAGAAATAATAGGCTAGATACGCTTGTCAAG CTCTTCAAGAATCTTGAAGCATGTGGTCGTAAACCTCCAAGCAAAGATATTGTACGGAAAGTTGAAGACACATATGAAATGCTTGGTCTAGTAGAGGAGAAAAAGGAATTGCTTGAGAAATACAAGGAATTGTTTGACAAGCCATCAAGTAATGATAGAAAGAAAGGGCGGCAGTTCAAAAAGGCTGAGAAGAACACGAAAACCGGCTAG